A DNA window from Amphiprion ocellaris isolate individual 3 ecotype Okinawa chromosome 8, ASM2253959v1, whole genome shotgun sequence contains the following coding sequences:
- the baz2a gene encoding bromodomain adjacent to zinc finger domain protein 2A isoform X2, with amino-acid sequence MDSNNHFNYGTHSSANSGLKLSSGDSLYTNGSSMSFPQQGKNMNGEMNVNGVSTVLGSSVPGSHPPSAPYPHMSNHHQSNMGYDYLWGGHPQYGPGMSTSPGHGMHQKQPAPGMVQPQSQHHFQGHGQYQLNGGIESSHQPPVAGSANLPLTGNQYWNRSNPGPQQIGYNSHGMYGTYQSQAHPGITPSQHHQQQSLQPPPHQPSQQHLHSHRHPHHHHQQHQQPQHYGMMPNGMPFYQHQAQRPSLPSPQQQASQQSQPQAQAQMMPPTAQNFTPPRGSPQHHSLGRGSTGSPLPVAVSSAPTTQDCGSPKGHTREQSPQASNVGMSSPMQGQTRDAVKEGDTSYNGSERAPVAQRLPKTDSYQPKPSGAHVGPSSEYRQHSDKPAAQRPEMASPVKDPIVSPAPQSVSPQLSASNAAASASLTKASTPPRVSAAPTSAPGPPTVSSLDVESTPPQISTPPFAPSPAASPRLSSPPPMVQGLRPPTSAATEISPAASKHLSAGSSSSSPLPASPTAVSSGPPVSSSSGSVVHQTKSTLPPTASGPPKTVSSPSTMSKSSSSASISSSEMPGSKPPSMTQRFTDTSGGQHEKPGPPKLISATLCVGANSSSPVVAPSQMSISGLSSSTSLGPCLSKTPSVGSKVCEPAPQCQTYTPAAVDSSLSAASSPPGGVNLPSLAAHDSPSVQPLSTLPLLTTQASRTAPVSSPPALVSVPPAKGTSSGAVQSSDSQRRSSHTTLPCVLEQSSPKSEHHGHSEDRKVSASKRNEKPEEPLPQLDTGGIRSSQVEATETNKSEIRSHKSLTDLPGKPLQTTVTPDQQPKNKHADSEKHHMQSSVKLDAEDSTMIQTPLRKSPQLNSTKVEHLTDEQSFDNSSLAASQYDGNSTCDTPSRLGVSSVLEKNSLLGDSSSYVDDSTHFDDSFHLRKDTSRFDSTSQAEEEPSTTFHTTRDSSFSVEDSRDDTLDSTREEEASEAEETRSSCQTTGESTLESSLNNSAQIEENPVDSSYVSQPGPEAESEPRGHDTPVSAGHINIKTTANETMTPPSFKMRDENFIAFSTPAESPAVHPLQPVTDQTVSAAGGLLKTPGKPRKPQAPKAIWIKTTAPEQVQRKPRVRTPKVEKIKTEEEGGAKDEAPKGRKRKKSVKVDASETSAVSGEAGPLLEEVDPITATIEAVLANASALNTAAEKPKKKRVKKQDQEGNVLKTQKQDAETTADNADENDDDSSTAGESNRRRVATEDQVQFPLQHGWRREIRVKKMENRMKGETWYYTPCGRRMKQFPEIIKYLKRHTDSVVTREHFSFSPRMPVGDFYEERETTEGMKWVLLANEEVPSMIMAITGRRGRPPNPDKEKPRRVRGLKGGQARRPGRPPKPKMIDLLSKVDAKLLKRLEAKEALTEEEKEKLAKIKKKMKRKARMKRREDAKIKKMKAEKKRAKLEQEAKHLELKTEPTDPTAHTATQPASESAAEPKKPGRRRSVKVEATPPIQQTDGERIAQGKRVLGARSKAKALAKAQAEAEAAAQAALAAKRAAERRAQAQRRLEERKRQQLIAEELKKPAEDMCLTDHKPLPELSRIPGVVLSGKAFAHCLALVEFLHGYGKIIGLNIPKDIPSLATLQEGLLGLGDSQGEVQDLLVKLMEAALHDPGLPSYYQSVKILGDKLVELELNRNTVSEVLRIFLESHGYETEVCNTLRTKTFHALPPDTKAAILGFLVEELNSSNIVTSDIDNTLENMAAYRKNKWIIEGKLRKLKAALARRTGRSEEELCFEERRRSARVAEEENLGLEESVVVERGNRRARKEEPKLSDSESPTSASIPELERQIDKLTKRQVFFRKKLLQSSHSMRATLLGQDRYRRRYLALPHLGGVLVEGPEELLTSEDVLVAEVPVIFLKKEPKVEEAPMPTTPPPTLPSSPSATPGQAQTLSPEEDPLPGTASLMSRPRGRGRPRKIKPEVELHLRTAKIRRRRRSSVRSGGEEGPGSPNSGTQDLTQAAFQSWLSQSQEGIANGTCSAAGEAPEGNRPEESVKEMAEKQGQWFNLLPKQPCDDSSLTEPQMPKSPSSPPKLLPQLPSALSTVADPLMQPDPLLPGLAPADPVTSATPQDIPPTACDPPTIPQLVPAPIPPLPAVPAVQTAPAAPAAPATPARPGRRRRRGSRGSSPARRGARGAAAKRRGRPPNSVFQELEQQYFTQLVVKPIPASMVRGWWWIKDPEELYSTLQALHPRGIREKVLHKHLAKHMESLAEMCTKRIDDPVFELKVEEKDLLLEALQQPWQVQEKVMETDISALQWVEDLEQRVIASDLLLKAPPQSAMNDAETSPETTMAEFQPYTIPDPDSTRDDLQYYEHDADPRDDWIVRTKKEWSGLPRIATHPLDLAVLRLANLERNIERRYLKEPLWNPAEVMRLAPLTPTPGEEHPMDVISLESEITSRLRTWRQALDRCRSAPQLCLCLLQLEKAIAWERSVTKVTCQVCRKGDNDECLLLCDGCDRGCHMYCLKPKITQVPEGDWFCPTCVAKDDCDLQRSSKKRTRVKKRRYEDDSSEDEIITRRSGGMATRHKEMAAPSSSSRYSGEGGGTKRRRMTTRNQPDLTFCEIILMEMEAHADAWPFLEPVNPRLVPGYRRIIKNPMDFLTMRERLLQGGYCSCEEFAADAQLVFNNCELFNEDTSEVGMAGHAMRRFFESRWAEFYSNKDK; translated from the exons ATGGATTCAAATAATCATTTCAACTATGGCACCCACTCCTCAGCAAACTCAGGACTGAAACTCTCCTCAGGGGATTCTCTTTATACTAACGGGTCCTCCATGAGTTTTCCTCAGCAGGGGAAGA ATATGAATGGCGAAATGAATGTGAATGGCGTCTCTACTGTACTTGGGTCCAGTGTGCCTGGTTCCCACCCACCATCAGCTCCTTACCCACACATGAGCAACCACCACCAGAGCAACATGGGCTACGACTACTTGTGGGGAGGACACCCTCAGTATGGGCCAGGCATGAGCACCTCTCCTGGGCACGGGATGCACCAAAAGCAGCCTGCACCCGGGATGGTGCAGCCTCAGTCACAGCACCACTTCCAGGGTCACGGACAGTACCAGCTGAATGGGGGAATCGAAAGCTCCCACCAGCCCCCTGTGGCAGGCTCGGCAAACCTGCCTCTCACTGGGAATCAGTACTGGAACAGGAGTAACCCTGGCCCGCAGCAGATAGGTTACAATTCCCACGGCATGTATGGGACCTACCAGAGTCAGGCACACCCTGGGATTACACCGTCACAGCATCACCAGCAGCAGTCCTTACAGCCGCCCCCTCATCAGCCGTCACAGCAGCACCTCCACTCCCACCGTCACCCGCACcatcaccaccagcagcaccagcaaCCGCAGCATTATGGCATGATGCCTAACGGGATGCCCTTCTACCAGCATCAGGCCCAGCGCCCGTCCCTGCCATCACCCCAGCAACAGGCATCACAGCAGTCTCAGCCCCAAGCTCAGGCTCAGATGATGCCCCCAACAGCCCAGAATTTTACTCCTCCACGTGGCAGCCCGCAGCACCACAGCTTAGGCAGAGGAAGCACCGGCAGCCCTCTTCCTGTGGCGGTGTCCTCAGCACCAACAACGCAGGATTGCGGATCACCCAAGGGCCACACCAGGGAACAGAGCCCTCAAGCGAGCAACGTGGGGATGTCTTCACCAATGCAAG GGCAAACGCGGGACGCTGTAAAGGAGGGGGACACAAGCTATAATGGCAGTGAAAGGGCTCCTGTTGCCCAGAGGCTTCCCAAGACCGACAGTTACCAACCCAAACCTTCTGGTGCTCATGTGGGGCCTTCGAGTGAATATCGTCAGCATTCTGATAAGCCGGCAGCTCAGCGTCCAGAAATGGCTTCCCCTGTCAAAGATCCCATCGTTAGCCCAGCCCCCCAGTCTGTGTCACCTCAACTCTCTGCATCAAATGCAGCAGCATCGGCATCTCTAACCAAAGCCTCAACACCACCTCGGGTCTCTGCAGCTCCCACATCTGCTCCTGGACCCCCTACAGTTTCATCCCTTGATGTAGAATCTACTCCCCCTCAAATCTCAACACCTCCCTTTGCTCCATCTCCAGCTGCGTCTCCCAGACTTTCCTCCCCTCCCCCAATGGTGCAAGGCCTCAGGCCTCCCACTTCTGCTGCGACTGAGATATCTCCTGCAGCATCTAAGCATCTGTCAGCAggatcttcttcctcctcccccctgCCTGCATCTCCTACAGCAGTTTCTTCAGGGCCTCCAGTCTCTTCTTCATCAGGGTCTGTGGTTCATCAGACAAAGTCAACATTGCCTCCTACAGCTTCTGGACCTCCAAAAACGGTCTCCTCTCCTTCCACCATGTCCaagtcttcttcttctgcatccATCTCATCTTCTGAGATGCCAGGGTCCAAGCCACCTTCGATGACACAGCGCTTCACTGATACGTCTGGAGGTCAACATGAAAAGCCTGGACCTCCAAAACTGATTTCTGCTACTTTGTGTGTGGGTGCAAATTCCTCATCTCCTGTCGTGGCTCCATCTCAGATGTCAATATCTGGACTGTCATCATCAACATCACTTGGACCTTGTTTATCAAAAACTCCTTCAGTTGGCAGTAAAGTTTGTGAACCAGCACCCCAGTGTCAGACATACACTCCTGCAGCTGTTGATTCAAGTCTTTCTGCAGCGTCATCACCACCAGGGGGGGTAAACTTACCCTCTCTAGCAGCCCATGATAGTCCTTCAGTCCAACCTCTGTCTACCCTACCTCTTCTAACCACTCAAGCCTCCAGGACTGCACCTGTGTCCAGCCCTCCTGCCTTGGTGTCTGTGCCTCCTGCAAAGGGTACATCTTCTGGAGCGGTCCAAAGTTCTGACTCTCAGCGGCGTTCTTCTCACACCACTCTTCCTTGTGTACTAGAGCAGTCGTCTCCAAAGTCAGAGCACCATGGTCACAGTGAGGACAGGAAAGTGTCGGCTagtaaaagaaatgaaaaaccaGAGGAGCCCCTCCCTCAGCTTGATACAGGCGGGATAAGGTCATCACAGGTGGAAGCGACCGAGACTAATAAATCTGAAATTCGCTCACACAAATCCCTCACTGATCTCCCTGGGAAACCCTTACAGACCACAGTGACTCCTGATCAACAGCCCAAGAATAAACATGCTGATTCTGAAAAGCACCACATGCAAAGCAGTGTCAAACTGGATGCAGAGGACTCCACAATGATACAAACTCCACTCAGAAAGTCCCCGCAGCTCAACAGCACAAAAGTAGAACATCTGACAGATGAACAAAGTTTTGATAATTCTTCGCTTGCTGCTTCTCAGTATGATGGCAATTCAACATGTGACACCCCCTCGCGACTGGGTGTGAGCTCTGTCTTGGAAAAGAACTCTCTGTTAGGTGACTCCAGCTCCTATGTAGATGACTCCACTCACTTTGACGACAGCTTTCACCTGAGAAAGGACACGTCTCGGTTTGACAGCACTTCCCAAGCTGAAGAGGAACCATCTACTACATTTCACACCACTAGAGACAGCAGCTTTTCTGTAGAGGACTCCAGAGATGACACATTGGACTCCACCAGGGAAGAGGAAGCCTCTGAGGCAGAGGAGACCAGGAGCAGTTGCCAAACTACAGGAGAATCCACGTTGGAGTCTTCTCTAAACAACAGCGCTCAGATTGAAGAGAATCCCGTTGACTCAAGTTATGTGTCTCAGCCAG GACCTGAAGCAGAGTCGGAGCCCAGAGGACATGATACACCAGTCTCAGCCGGACACATTAATATTAAGACCACTGCTAATGAGACGATGACACCCCCGAGTTTCAAGATGAGAGATGAGAACTTCATCGCATTCAGTACCCCAGCAGAGAGCCCCGCTGTACACCCACTCCAACCAGTAACTGATCAGACTGTGTCCGCTGCTGGAGGACTTCTGAAAACCCCAGGGAAACCACGCAAACCTCAAGCTCCAAAGGCAATATGGATTAAAACCACAG cTCCTGAACAGGTCCAACGGAAGCCTCGGGTACGAACCCCCAAAGTGGAGAAGATAAAGACTGAGGAAGAGGGAGGTGCTAAGGACGAGGCACCTAAgggcagaaagaggaagaagtctGTCAAGGTCGATGCCAGTGAAACGTCTGCTGTATCTGGGGAGGCTGGGCCTCTCTTAGAAGAGGTTGATCCAATAACAGCCACAATCGAAGCTGTTCTGGCCAACGCTTCAGCTCTCAATACAGCAGCCGAAAAACCCAAGAAGAAAAGAGTTAAGAAGCAGGACCAAGAGGGAAATGtactcaaaacacaaaaacaagatgccGAAACGACTGCTGACAACGCTGATGAAAATGATGACGACAGCTCCACTGCAG GTGAATCTAACAGACGAAGGGTTGCGACAGAGGACCAGGTCCAGTTCCCTCTGCAACACGG CTGGAGGAGAGAGATTCGTGTGAAGAAAATGGAAAACCGCATGAAGGGTGAAACCTGGTACTACACGCCTTGTGGAAGGAGGATGAAGCAGTTTCCAGAAATCATCAAG TACTTGAAGAGACATACAGACAGTGTGGTCACCAGAGAACACTTCAGTTTCAGTCCAAGAATGCCTGTTGGAGACTTCTATGAAGAGAGAGAAACTACAGAG GGTATGAAGTGGGTCCTCTTGGCTAACGAGGAGGTTCCCTCTATGATAATGGCCATCACCGGTCGGCGTGGTCGACCTCCAAACCCTGATAAAGAGAAACCTCGCAGGGTTCGTGGTCTGAAGGGAGGACAGGCTCGGCGCCCTGGTAGACCTCCAAAACCCAAGATGATCGACCTCCTTAGCAAAGTTGACGCTAAGCTGCTGAAGCGTCTTGAGGCCAAGG AAGCCCTCacggaggaggaaaaagagaaactagcaaaaatcaaaaagaaaatgaagagaaag GCAAGAATGAAGAGAAGGGAGGATGCAAAGATCAAGAAGATGAAAGCAGAAAAGAAGAGAGCCAAG CTTGAGCAAGAGGCCAAACACCTCGAGCTGAAGACTGAACCAACAGACCCGACAGCCCACACAGCCACACAGCCTGCATCAGAATCTGCTGCAGAGCCCAAGAAGCCCGGCCGCAGGAGGTCAGTCAAGGTTGAGGCCACTCCACCAATACAGCAGACAGACGGGGAGAGGATAGCCCAGGGCAAGAGGGTGCTGGGTGCTCGGAGTAAAGCCAAGGCCCTGGCTAAAGCTCAGGCAGAGGcagaggcagcagctcaggCAGCGCTGGCAGCTAAGAGGGCAGCAGAGCGGAGAGCACAGGCCCAGAGACGTCTAGAGGAGCGGAAGAGGCAGCAGTTGATTGCAGAAGAGCTGAAGAAGCCCGCAGAGGACATGTGTCTCACTGACCACAAG CCTCTGCCAGAGCTGTCCCGTATCCCTGGTGTAGTCCTCTCTGGAAAAGCCTTTGCACACTGCCTGGCTCTCGTTGAGTTCCTACACGGTTACGGAAAGATCATTGGTCTCAATATACCCAAGGACATCCCCAGCCTTGCTACTCTGCAGGAAGGCCTCCTCGGTCTTGGTGACAGCCAAGGAGAAGTCCAGGACCTACTGGTGAAGCTTATGGAGGCTGCTCTGCACGATCCAGGCCTGCCGTCTTATTATCAG TCTGTAAAGATCCTCGGTGATAAGCTGGTTGAGTTGGAGCTGAACCGCAACACAGTTTCAGAAGTGCTCCGCATCTTTTTGGAATCTCATGGTTACGAGACAGAGGTTTGCAACACACTAAGGACCAAAACATTTCATGCTCTGCCTCCTGACACCAAGGCGGCCATCCTGGGTTTCCTGGTGGAAGAgctcaacagcagcaacattgtGACGAG tGACATCGACAACACATTGGAAAACATGGCAGCCTACAGGAAGAACAAGTGGATCATTGAGGGGAAACTGCGCAA ACTGAAGGCGGCGCTAGCACGTCGAACAGGACGCTCAGAGGAAGAGCTGTGCTTCGAGGAGAGGAGGCGCAGTGCCAGAGTAGCCGAGGAGGAGAACCTCGGTCTGGAGGAAAGCGTAGTCGTGGAGAGAGGAAACCGTCGGGCACGCAAAGAAGAACCCAAACTCAGTGAT AGTGAGAGCCCTACCAGTGCCAGCATTCCAGAGCTTGAAAGGCAGATAGATAAGCTAACCAAG CGCCAGGTGTTTTTCCGTAAAAAGCTGCTACAGTCGTCTCATTCCATGCGGGCCACATTGCTGGGTCAGGACCGTTACCGGCGCAGATACTTGGCCCTACCTCACCTCGGAGGAGTTCTAGTCGAGGGGCCCGAAGAGCTGCTAA CTTCTGAAGATGTCCTTGTAGCTGAGGTGCCTGTTATTTTCCTCAAAAAGGAGCCCAAAGTTGAGGAGGCTCCCATGCCGACCACTCCACCTCCCACTCTgccttcctctccttctgccACTCCGGGACAGGCCCAGACCTTGTCTCCAGAAGAGGACCCCCTCCCTGGCACTGCATCCCTCATGAGCAGGCCGCGAGGACGTGGACGTCCCCGAAAAATCAAACCCGAAGTTGAGCTTCATCTCCGCACGGCCAAGATCCGCCGCCGGCGTCGAAGTAGCGTCAGGTCTGGGGGCGAGGAAGGGCCAGGATCACCGAACAGCGGCACACAAGACCTCACACAAGCAGCTTTCCAGAGCTGGCTCAGTCAGTCCCAGGAAGGAATCGCTAACGGCACGTGCTCGGCAGCAGGAGAAGCTCCAGAGGGTAATCGACCAGAGGAGAGCGTGAAGGAAATGGCAGAGAAACAAGGCCAGTGGTTCAACCTGCTTCCCAAACAGCCGTGTGATGACAGCTCTTTGACTGAACCCCAGATGCCCAAATCGCCCAGCTCACCCCCTAAACTCCTCCCTCAGCTCCCAAGTGCTCTATCCACAGTCGCTGATCCTCTTATGCAG CCGGACCCACTCTTGCCTGGCTTGGCTCCTGCTGACCCTGTGACCTCAGCAACACCACAGGACATTCCCCCTACTGCTTGTGATCCACCAACAATCCCTCAGCTTGTTCCAGCTCCCATCCCTCCTCTTCCGGCTGTTCCGGCTGTTCAGACTGCTCCGGCTGCTCCAGCTGCTCCTGCCACCCCCGCCAGGCCAGGACGCAGGCGGAGGAGAGGCAGCAGAGGCAGCAGTCCTGCCCGGAGAGGGGCACGAGGAGCTGCAGCTAAACGCCGCGGCCGCCCACCCAACTCTGTTTTCCAAGAACTCGAGCAACAGTACTTCACACAACTGGTGGTCAAGCCCATTCCAGCAT CGATGGTTCGTGGCTGGTGGTGGATCAAGGATCCAGAAGAACTGTACAGCACCTTACAGGCCCTTCATCCAAGGGGCATCAGGGAGAAGGTCCTCCATAAGCATTTGGCCAAACACATGGAGAGCTTAGCTGAGATGTGCACCAAACGTATCGACG ACCCAGTTTTTGAGCTGAAGGTAGAGGAGAAGGATTTGCTGCTGGAGGCTCTGCAGCAGCCCTGGCAGGTGCAGGAAAAAGTAATGGAGACGGACATCAGCGCCCTACAGTGGGTGGAGGACCTGGAGCAGCGGGTCATTGCTTCTGACCTCCTTCTGAAG GCACCTCCTCAGAGTGCAATGAATGATGCTGAAACAAGCCCAGAGACAACAATGGCTGAATTTCAG CCTTACACAATCCCAGATCCCGATTCCACACGCGATGACCTTCAGTACTACGAACACGACGCCGATCCACGTGATGACTGGATTGTGCGGACCAAGAAGGAGTGGTCTGGCTTGCCTCGTATCGCCACACACCCGCTGGACCTGGCCGTGCTGCGGCTAGCCAACCTTGAGCGAAACATTGAGAGACGCTATCTAAAGGAGCCGCTCTGGAACCCGGCTGAAGTGATGCGTCTTGCTCCTCTCACCCCCACACCCGGAGAGGAGCATCCCATGGATGTCATCAG tCTGGAAAGTGAAATCACCTCTCGACTACGAACGTGGCGGCAGGCTCTGGATCGCTGCCGCAGTGCTCCCCAGCTCTGTCTGTGCTTACTTCAGCTGGAAAAGGCGATTGCTTGGGAGAGATCTGTGACTAAAGTG ACTTGCCAGGTTTGCAGGAAGGGAGACAATGATGAGTGCCTGTTGCTGTGTGACGGCTGTGATCGGGGCTGCCACATGTACTGCCTGAAACCCAAAATCACCCAGGTGCCAGAGGGAGACTGGTTTTGTCCAACCTGCGTTGCAAAG GATGATTGTGATTTGCAACGCTCTTCCAAAAAGCGCACCAGGGTGAAGAAGAGAAGATACGAAGATGACAGCTCTGAGGACGAGATAATAACACGGCGTAGTGGCGGCATGGCAACGCGGCACAAGGAGATGGCGGCTCCTTCCTCATCTTCCCGTTACTCTGGAGAAGGAGGCGGCACTAAACGGCGCCGCATGACAACACGCAACCAACCCGACCTCACCTTCTGCGA GATCATTCTAATGGAGATGGAGGCTCATGCAGATGCCTGGCCATTCCTTGAACCCGTCAACCCCCGACTAGTGCCAGGCTACCGCCGCATCATCAAGAACCCCATGGACTTCCTCACCATGAGAGAAAGACTGCTACAGGGAGG ATACTGCAGCTGTGAGGAGTTTGCAGCAGACGCTCAGCTGGTCTTCAACAACTGTGAGCTCTTCAACGAGGACACGTCGGAGGTGGGAATGGCTGGACACGCCATGAGGCGTTTCTTTGAGAGCCGCTGGGCGGAGTTCTACTCAAATAAGGACAAATAG